One window of the Chitinophaga niabensis genome contains the following:
- a CDS encoding terpene synthase family protein: METITSIPDLYCPYPSRMSPYVEEVAAATDTWMKRFALFPNEQAFNEFSNYKMAWMTCRTIPDGDLPLLITINNFYSWLFVLDEQLDHISPETAAIRDKNFLQNFISGFVKILRNDHFVSIAEGGNVLAAFSDIWQNLIPASRASWQCQFTISLKATFEAAIWEAANANSETPPTVKQYMRMRPYFSGANLGTDINELATATSLPVYVLQDQDFVRIVDLCRRVVCWANDIFSLAKEIAHGDNHNLVMVLKYNEDLTMEKALNEAARIHDYEMHQIEQLRRKLPDFGPQLNKDVKAYLDGLETMVSGFFWWSLEDTPRYMSHLQEKVV; the protein is encoded by the coding sequence ATGGAAACAATCACTTCCATCCCGGATCTGTATTGCCCGTACCCCTCCCGTATGAGTCCATATGTGGAAGAGGTGGCAGCAGCTACGGATACCTGGATGAAACGATTTGCGCTGTTCCCGAATGAACAGGCATTCAACGAATTCTCCAATTACAAAATGGCCTGGATGACATGCAGGACCATTCCCGATGGAGATCTTCCGCTACTTATCACGATCAACAATTTTTACTCCTGGCTTTTTGTGCTGGATGAACAATTGGATCACATCAGCCCGGAAACTGCCGCGATCCGGGACAAGAATTTCCTGCAGAACTTTATCAGCGGTTTTGTGAAGATCCTGCGTAATGATCATTTTGTGAGCATTGCTGAAGGTGGCAACGTACTCGCCGCATTCAGCGATATCTGGCAAAACCTGATCCCGGCCAGCAGGGCAAGCTGGCAATGCCAATTTACCATCTCTTTGAAAGCCACTTTTGAAGCGGCGATCTGGGAAGCCGCCAATGCCAACAGTGAAACGCCACCCACTGTGAAGCAGTACATGCGGATGCGCCCTTATTTTTCAGGTGCCAACCTGGGTACGGATATTAATGAACTGGCAACAGCTACCAGCCTGCCGGTATACGTATTGCAGGACCAGGATTTTGTAAGGATCGTAGACCTCTGCCGCCGCGTGGTTTGCTGGGCCAATGATATCTTTTCACTGGCCAAGGAGATTGCGCATGGCGACAATCACAACCTCGTAATGGTGTTGAAGTACAACGAAGACCTGACGATGGAAAAGGCACTGAATGAAGCTGCCCGCATTCATGATTACGAAATGCACCAGATCGAACAGTTAAGGCGTAAACTGCCGGACTTCGGCCCTCAGCTGAACAAGGATGTGAAAGCCTACCTGGATGGACTTGAAACAATGGTTTCAGGATTCTTCTGGTGGAGCCTTGAGGACACGCCGCGGTATATGAGTCACCTGCAGGAAAAAGTAGTATAA
- a CDS encoding hybrid sensor histidine kinase/response regulator: MRDPYNLTQVDIGKKYTWLVQGGIDKTEDLAEKARIKLTNNISLILAIISLAFGVIYYLVAGRIEFIIATNIEAVFFAFIIYLNHRGHPLWAGVVLQGIVTGAVIYFGVVFGKAIEVYVLAVFLCGGTLAFMKASPARYIFLGVGAMVITAIELNKYYALIESFTFTEQEFSFIKYSSVTVVIILTLFAIGYYVNNNNKLLKELNEQKEHLEDEVDIKTEDLRKVVDAKSIFIRELTHELRTPLNTILSIAQFKIKPDYVEDRTDSVNLYAACYNTLQIVNNTLDRFLLDNNKKPAIARQWININEFGKEMLQAFHYIAVSAEVELELYVAENMPRTVYEIEPYIRQIISNLLGNAIKYTTPGTTVKLHFSLAPAGDKWMVEVIDNGPGIPPEKQHVIFEEYARVGQNAVEGTGVGLANSKSYALLLGGDIEVRSTVNAPGETSGETAFTVSLPVIKFNDGAQPSTIKNYPIATVKFNGLTALLVEDDRMNRALQKRYLEDLGFAIHEAVDGEKGLALAKQYHPDIIVTDVRMPIMNGKELLQHVRADAVIKDTPIIFCTGESGLDLNLELDPLSKCVPKPFSFSVLHRAIQELLLAELVSVK; the protein is encoded by the coding sequence TTGAGGGACCCTTATAACCTTACACAAGTGGATATAGGTAAAAAATATACATGGCTGGTACAAGGAGGCATAGACAAAACCGAAGACCTGGCTGAAAAAGCGCGCATCAAACTGACCAACAACATTTCCCTGATCCTGGCAATTATATCACTGGCTTTCGGTGTCATATATTACCTGGTCGCTGGTCGTATCGAGTTTATCATCGCCACTAACATTGAAGCGGTTTTCTTTGCTTTTATTATCTATCTGAACCATCGTGGTCACCCACTTTGGGCAGGTGTTGTGCTGCAGGGTATTGTCACCGGTGCCGTGATCTATTTTGGTGTTGTATTCGGCAAGGCCATTGAGGTATATGTATTAGCTGTTTTCCTGTGTGGCGGAACACTTGCATTTATGAAGGCTTCGCCTGCCCGTTATATTTTCCTCGGTGTGGGCGCAATGGTGATCACTGCTATAGAGCTCAACAAATACTATGCATTGATCGAATCCTTCACCTTCACTGAACAGGAGTTCAGTTTTATAAAATATTCTTCCGTAACTGTTGTGATCATACTCACGCTCTTCGCTATCGGGTACTATGTGAATAATAACAATAAATTACTGAAGGAGCTGAATGAACAAAAAGAACACCTGGAAGATGAAGTGGATATCAAAACGGAAGACCTGCGGAAAGTAGTGGATGCCAAAAGCATTTTCATCAGGGAATTAACCCATGAACTCAGAACGCCTCTCAATACCATCCTCTCCATTGCCCAGTTTAAGATCAAGCCGGATTATGTAGAAGACCGGACGGATTCTGTTAACCTGTATGCCGCCTGTTACAATACCCTGCAGATCGTCAACAACACGCTGGACCGTTTTCTGCTCGACAATAACAAGAAACCTGCCATTGCCCGCCAATGGATCAATATCAACGAATTTGGTAAGGAAATGCTGCAGGCATTCCATTACATTGCTGTTTCTGCGGAAGTAGAACTTGAATTGTATGTTGCAGAGAACATGCCCCGCACGGTCTATGAAATTGAACCCTATATCCGGCAGATCATCAGTAACCTTTTAGGGAATGCTATCAAGTACACCACACCGGGAACAACTGTAAAATTGCATTTTAGTCTGGCTCCGGCCGGGGATAAATGGATGGTAGAAGTGATCGATAACGGTCCTGGCATTCCTCCTGAAAAGCAGCACGTGATATTTGAAGAATATGCCCGCGTGGGCCAGAATGCAGTGGAAGGTACCGGTGTGGGACTGGCTAATTCAAAGAGCTATGCGCTTTTACTGGGCGGAGATATAGAAGTGAGAAGTACCGTAAATGCGCCCGGCGAAACTTCAGGCGAAACGGCGTTCACCGTATCGCTGCCTGTGATCAAATTCAATGATGGGGCCCAGCCATCCACTATTAAGAATTACCCGATAGCCACCGTGAAATTCAACGGCCTCACGGCATTGCTGGTGGAAGACGACAGGATGAACAGGGCCTTACAGAAACGTTATCTTGAAGACCTTGGCTTTGCCATTCACGAAGCTGTGGATGGAGAAAAAGGATTGGCCCTGGCAAAACAATATCATCCTGATATTATTGTTACGGATGTGCGCATGCCTATTATGAACGGAAAAGAACTGCTGCAGCATGTAAGAGCAGATGCTGTAATTAAAGATACCCCCATCATTTTTTGTACGGGAGAAAGCGGGTTAGATCTTAATCTTGAACTGGATCCGCTGAGCAAATGTGTGCCCAAACCATTTAGTTTCTCCGTACTGCACAGAGCCATACAGGAACTGCTGTTAGCCGAACTTGTAAGCGTAAAATAA
- a CDS encoding calcineurin-like phosphoesterase C-terminal domain-containing protein, with protein MKRIFYALSLLAMSPAAVLAQKAATGYVYNDDNGNGKREAKEKGVANVTVSNGKEVVLTDAKGKYTLPVGDDNIIFVIKPAGYKVPLNAKNQPQYYYIHKPAGSPAEYEYKGVAPTGALPASVDFAVMKYNEPDNYRALVLGDPQVLEPQDVGFFDKGIMSELIDVKNVAFGLTLGDLVGKVLTMHKDYINVVAKANVPWYNVIGNHDTNHEAKSIEKNDESFEASFGPSTYSYNYGQAHYIVLNDNLYPDPRDGKGLWGGFLPDQLSFIENDLKYVDTGKLVVLAFHIPLYQAEGAFRTEDRVRLFSLLAKYPHVLALSAHTHNQWQRFYDKEWGWTGAKPFHEFNVGATCGNWYSGRMNEQGVLESVMSDGTPRGYAYLNITGNTYTADYKVANKPADYQIGLWHRKVMSTIWWDGRGFVYANFYMGYKDSKVRYRIDDGKWKPMKYTLEPDPAFVDELYKWDGTEEMFRGRRPTEPANCTHLWKAPLPESIGIGTHRIEVEATDPFGRTFTQKSTYRIEEAKF; from the coding sequence ATGAAACGAATTTTTTACGCACTGAGCCTGCTGGCCATGAGCCCCGCAGCTGTGCTGGCACAGAAAGCCGCTACCGGTTACGTTTATAACGATGACAATGGTAACGGCAAAAGAGAAGCAAAAGAAAAAGGTGTTGCCAACGTAACGGTGAGCAACGGAAAAGAAGTGGTACTAACCGATGCGAAGGGCAAATACACATTGCCTGTAGGAGATGACAATATTATTTTTGTGATCAAACCTGCAGGCTATAAAGTGCCTTTAAACGCCAAAAACCAGCCGCAATATTACTATATCCATAAACCGGCCGGATCACCTGCTGAATATGAATACAAAGGCGTGGCGCCTACGGGCGCCCTGCCTGCTTCGGTTGACTTTGCAGTGATGAAGTACAACGAGCCTGATAATTACCGCGCACTTGTACTCGGCGACCCGCAGGTGCTGGAGCCACAGGATGTAGGGTTCTTCGACAAAGGCATTATGTCTGAACTCATAGATGTAAAGAACGTAGCGTTTGGCCTCACACTGGGCGACCTTGTGGGCAAGGTGCTCACCATGCACAAAGATTACATCAACGTAGTAGCTAAAGCCAATGTGCCCTGGTACAATGTGATCGGCAACCACGATACCAACCATGAAGCAAAATCCATTGAAAAAAACGATGAAAGTTTTGAAGCCAGCTTCGGTCCTTCTACCTATTCCTACAACTACGGCCAGGCACACTACATTGTACTGAACGACAACCTGTACCCTGACCCGCGCGATGGGAAAGGTCTCTGGGGAGGCTTTCTGCCGGATCAGCTCTCTTTCATAGAGAACGATCTGAAATATGTAGATACAGGCAAACTGGTAGTGCTGGCCTTTCATATTCCATTGTACCAGGCGGAAGGTGCTTTCCGCACGGAAGACCGCGTACGTTTATTCTCCCTTTTAGCTAAATATCCGCATGTGCTCGCACTGTCTGCCCACACCCATAATCAGTGGCAGCGATTTTATGACAAAGAATGGGGGTGGACAGGTGCGAAGCCTTTTCATGAATTTAACGTAGGCGCAACTTGCGGTAACTGGTATTCAGGCAGAATGAATGAGCAGGGTGTTTTAGAATCTGTAATGAGTGATGGCACGCCACGCGGATATGCTTACCTGAACATCACGGGCAACACTTATACGGCAGATTACAAAGTGGCCAATAAACCTGCGGATTACCAGATCGGCCTGTGGCATCGTAAAGTGATGTCTACCATCTGGTGGGATGGCCGTGGTTTTGTATATGCTAACTTTTACATGGGGTATAAGGACAGTAAAGTGCGATATCGCATAGACGATGGTAAATGGAAACCCATGAAATATACACTGGAACCGGATCCTGCATTTGTAGACGAATTGTATAAATGGGATGGTACGGAAGAGATGTTCCGTGGCCGCCGCCCCACAGAACCTGCTAACTGTACCCACTTATGGAAAGCCCCGTTGCCGGAAAGCATTGGCATTGGTACCCACCGGATAGAAGTAGAGGCTACAGATCCGTTCGGGAGAACGTTCACACAGAAAAGCACATACAGGATAGAAGAAGCGAAATTTTAA
- a CDS encoding family 78 glycoside hydrolase catalytic domain — MQPKLSWQLVSEYKAKKQTAYRIMVASSIFLLQQSKADYWDSDKVISNTSDQVKYLGKPLTSRKKLYWKVMVWDEKNSPSAWSGVASWSMGLLHPSDWQGKWIGATEDPYPDSAITYPAPFFRKEFTVGKKIKQAIVYVSGLGFYELFLNGKKIGDQVLAPAVTNYDKRPLKNLLYPYDDQSAQRVLYNTFDVTGDIASQKNAIGIQLGNGWYNQRDRRVEGDMWYDVPRLIFQLEITYTDGSSKIIGSDNSWKTTSGPLLKDGIFTGEIYDARLELGEWNKVGYADAKWKQAVLVRPPTGALHPQTAPFDKIARTLIPSFDGKTKDTVHSYHLDETVAGWASVSVKGNAGSRLKIRYVSEEGEDYDQFDSYILKGGGLETWEPKFTWHAFRRVEVISDDVDLDKNSLKIKVVHTVVPSNGNFECSNPFLNKINEAYIKTQNANFHGSVSSDCPHRERLGYTGDGQVIVESSIYTYDMRQFYRKWLDDMEDARNRRTGFVTHTAPFGGGGGGPAWGSAYVIMPWAYFSYYGDSTILARHYAGMKHWVDYLETRTDKAGLVTREEPNGWCLGDWCTPAKVDIPEPFVNTAYFYYVTSIMSKVARVLGKNEDHVRFANLAEGIKVNFNKAYYNAAEKRYWEGRQGANVFALAFGLVSEEDYNLVFNSLLDQLKGLNYHFDTGILGTPLLLKVLSQNDKDDIAYRIMNQKDFPGFGYLLDDKNSTLWETWNGKGSRCHPMFGSVVEWFYSSIGGIKADPESAGMKHFIVEPKTIGDLSFCKSSYNSSFGKVRSEWERTTDGKLRILIEVPENTSATYILPPGKQRIRNDSGKEILGAGVNGKYQLAFQPGIYRFEVL; from the coding sequence ATGCAACCAAAACTTAGCTGGCAACTGGTGTCTGAGTATAAAGCAAAAAAGCAAACTGCTTACCGGATTATGGTAGCAAGCAGTATTTTTTTACTGCAACAAAGCAAAGCGGATTATTGGGATAGTGATAAAGTAATTTCGAATACCTCTGATCAGGTTAAGTACCTCGGCAAACCACTAACATCGCGAAAGAAGCTGTATTGGAAAGTGATGGTATGGGACGAGAAAAATTCTCCCTCTGCATGGAGCGGGGTGGCCTCTTGGTCAATGGGCTTATTACATCCTTCCGACTGGCAGGGCAAGTGGATCGGGGCTACGGAGGATCCATATCCTGATTCCGCAATAACCTATCCGGCCCCTTTTTTTCGCAAGGAGTTTACTGTCGGTAAAAAGATAAAGCAGGCAATAGTTTACGTTAGTGGACTGGGGTTTTATGAACTGTTCCTGAATGGAAAGAAGATTGGCGATCAGGTGTTGGCTCCGGCGGTCACCAATTATGATAAAAGACCGCTTAAGAATTTGCTTTACCCATATGATGATCAGTCTGCTCAACGTGTGCTGTACAATACTTTTGATGTCACAGGAGATATCGCCTCCCAAAAAAATGCCATTGGTATACAACTTGGTAACGGATGGTATAATCAACGGGACAGGAGGGTAGAAGGGGATATGTGGTATGATGTTCCGAGGCTGATCTTCCAGCTTGAAATAACATATACTGATGGAAGCAGTAAAATAATCGGTTCTGATAATTCCTGGAAAACAACAAGCGGGCCCCTGTTAAAGGATGGCATTTTTACAGGTGAAATATATGATGCCCGATTGGAATTGGGAGAATGGAATAAAGTAGGTTATGCTGACGCTAAGTGGAAACAAGCTGTGTTGGTAAGGCCGCCTACAGGTGCTTTGCATCCCCAAACTGCCCCATTTGATAAAATTGCACGTACACTTATACCGTCTTTTGATGGTAAAACAAAGGACACCGTACATTCTTATCATCTGGATGAAACGGTGGCAGGCTGGGCATCTGTAAGCGTTAAGGGCAATGCAGGGAGCCGCCTGAAGATAAGGTATGTCAGTGAGGAAGGGGAAGACTATGACCAGTTTGATAGCTATATTCTTAAAGGGGGAGGGCTGGAGACCTGGGAGCCAAAATTTACCTGGCATGCATTCAGGCGGGTTGAAGTGATCTCTGACGATGTGGATCTGGATAAGAATAGTTTAAAAATAAAGGTGGTACATACGGTTGTACCATCAAATGGAAATTTTGAATGCTCTAACCCCTTCCTGAATAAGATAAATGAAGCGTATATAAAAACGCAGAATGCAAACTTTCACGGGAGTGTGAGCAGCGATTGTCCGCATAGAGAAAGACTTGGCTATACCGGGGACGGGCAGGTGATTGTGGAAAGTTCGATCTATACCTATGATATGCGGCAGTTTTACCGTAAGTGGCTGGATGATATGGAAGATGCCCGGAATAGGCGGACCGGCTTTGTTACGCACACAGCACCTTTTGGAGGTGGTGGGGGCGGTCCCGCATGGGGATCGGCATACGTGATCATGCCATGGGCGTATTTTTCTTATTATGGTGATAGTACAATACTGGCCCGGCATTATGCGGGGATGAAACATTGGGTAGACTACCTGGAAACAAGAACGGACAAGGCTGGGCTGGTAACCAGGGAAGAACCAAACGGTTGGTGTTTGGGAGACTGGTGTACGCCTGCAAAGGTGGATATTCCGGAACCATTTGTAAATACAGCATACTTCTATTATGTAACTAGTATCATGAGTAAGGTAGCCAGGGTGCTGGGTAAAAATGAAGATCATGTAAGGTTTGCAAACCTTGCGGAAGGAATAAAAGTAAATTTTAATAAGGCTTATTATAATGCCGCTGAAAAGCGCTACTGGGAAGGCAGGCAGGGTGCTAATGTCTTCGCGCTGGCATTTGGTTTAGTGTCAGAGGAAGATTATAACCTTGTTTTTAATTCTTTATTAGACCAGTTGAAGGGCCTTAATTATCATTTTGATACAGGTATATTAGGTACACCCCTGTTATTAAAGGTGCTTTCTCAAAATGACAAGGATGATATTGCCTACCGGATCATGAACCAAAAGGATTTTCCGGGTTTTGGTTACCTGCTCGATGACAAAAACAGCACGTTATGGGAAACATGGAACGGCAAAGGTTCCAGATGCCATCCTATGTTTGGAAGTGTGGTGGAATGGTTTTATTCCAGTATCGGCGGGATAAAAGCTGATCCGGAAAGTGCTGGTATGAAGCATTTCATAGTTGAACCGAAAACCATAGGAGATTTAAGTTTTTGCAAATCATCTTATAACAGTTCTTTTGGGAAAGTACGTTCAGAATGGGAAAGAACAACTGATGGTAAACTCCGGATATTAATTGAAGTACCGGAAAATACATCTGCAACTTATATATTACCACCAGGTAAGCAGCGGATCAGGAATGATTCAGGTAAGGAGATTTTAGGAGCCGGGGTAAATGGTAAATATCAGCTGGCGTTTCAACCCGGGATCTACCGGTTTGAGGTGTTGTAG
- a CDS encoding DeoR/GlpR family DNA-binding transcription regulator: MNITDRHQLILQKLQENGRVDIQELSDSLQVSGVTIRKDLKLLEEKKLLFRTKGGGSTQNPYTIERPINEKEFIKTEEKKKIAKAAVALIGMNDSIIIGSGTTVFELTRVLHPSKHLTVITPALKVAMELCNKPFVDVLQIGGLIHQSSSSAAGSFAERLLDDISCGVLFVGVDGIDPEFGLSITNLAEASLNMKMINLAQTVVVMADSSKFDRRGIGRICSLEQVDYIITDNLVAPDTVRMLTDRGVKVIIAE; encoded by the coding sequence ATGAACATTACAGACAGGCATCAGCTCATTCTCCAGAAATTGCAGGAGAATGGCAGGGTTGATATACAGGAATTAAGTGATTCCCTCCAGGTTTCAGGTGTCACTATCCGCAAGGACCTGAAATTGCTGGAAGAAAAGAAGTTGTTGTTCCGCACCAAAGGAGGCGGTTCTACCCAGAACCCCTATACGATAGAGAGGCCCATTAATGAAAAGGAATTCATTAAAACCGAGGAGAAAAAGAAGATAGCGAAAGCAGCGGTTGCCCTGATAGGTATGAATGATTCCATCATTATCGGTTCCGGTACTACGGTGTTTGAATTGACCCGGGTACTGCATCCCTCCAAACATCTCACTGTGATCACCCCTGCATTGAAGGTGGCCATGGAGCTTTGTAACAAGCCATTTGTGGACGTGCTGCAAATAGGTGGCCTTATTCACCAGAGTTCTTCCTCTGCAGCCGGCTCATTTGCAGAGCGCCTGCTGGACGATATTTCCTGCGGGGTATTGTTTGTAGGGGTGGATGGAATTGATCCGGAATTCGGCCTCTCCATCACTAACCTGGCGGAAGCCAGCCTGAACATGAAAATGATCAACCTGGCGCAGACGGTGGTGGTAATGGCGGACAGTTCTAAGTTCGACCGCCGGGGCATCGGCCGGATCTGCAGCCTGGAACAGGTGGATTACATTATTACAGACAACCTGGTAGCCCCGGATACCGTTCGCATGTTAACGGACAGAGGCGTAAAAGTGATCATCGCAGAATAA
- a CDS encoding ABC transporter ATP-binding protein: MKRPNRKPGEPDVSFKERMAALRNLPSFFRLVWQTSPWMALGNAILRTAQSATPLALLYVGKLIIDEVVKMTNTPGEPSYQYLWELVAVEFVLVIITGVLGRLIGLLDGLLGEKVGNHTSVKIMQHAATLDLDQFEDSTFYDKLERARQQTAGRTILLSQVLSQVQDIITMIFLAAGLMTFSPWLILLLFVAVLPAFFSETYFNDKFYALAWGQTSDRRELDYIRYLGASDESVKEVKIFNLSDYLVNRFKILSDKFYNDKKQLTLRYQSWAVVFAIVGSAGYYGAYVFIILQTVKGHLSIGDLAFLGGSFRQLRGLLEGVLIRFTSITQGAIYLRDLFEFFEIEPRITQRKNARPFPKPILEGFTFENVGFKYLNSERWANRHLNFTLHAGEKLALVGENGAGKTTLVKLLARLYDPVEGRILLDGHDLKEYDLQELRRQVGVIFQDFQRYQMTVSQNIAIGNISELHNQDMIENAAHKSMADELMERLPDKYDQMLGRRFNKGVELSGGEWQKIALARAYMKDAQLLILDEPTAALDARAEYEVFLRFADLTRGKSAVLISHRFSTVRMADRILVLEKGQLIEIGSHEELLAQNGRYAELFHLQAKGYR, translated from the coding sequence ATGAAAAGGCCCAACAGAAAACCAGGAGAACCCGATGTTAGTTTTAAGGAAAGGATGGCCGCTTTGCGTAACCTGCCTTCATTTTTCAGGCTCGTATGGCAAACCAGCCCCTGGATGGCGCTGGGCAATGCAATTCTGCGTACCGCCCAATCTGCCACACCGCTTGCATTGTTGTATGTGGGCAAACTGATCATTGATGAAGTGGTGAAGATGACGAATACACCCGGTGAGCCTTCTTATCAATACCTCTGGGAGCTTGTAGCGGTGGAGTTTGTACTGGTGATCATCACCGGTGTGCTGGGCCGTTTAATTGGCCTGTTGGATGGATTGCTGGGAGAGAAGGTGGGCAACCATACTTCCGTGAAGATCATGCAGCATGCTGCTACGCTGGACCTGGATCAGTTTGAAGATTCCACATTTTACGATAAACTGGAACGCGCCCGCCAGCAAACCGCCGGCCGCACCATACTGCTCTCACAGGTACTCAGCCAGGTGCAGGACATCATTACCATGATCTTCCTCGCAGCAGGTTTAATGACCTTCAGCCCCTGGCTCATTTTATTACTGTTTGTTGCCGTATTACCTGCATTCTTTTCCGAAACGTATTTCAATGATAAGTTCTATGCGCTGGCGTGGGGGCAAACCTCAGACCGCCGGGAGCTGGATTATATCCGTTACCTCGGCGCCAGCGATGAATCGGTGAAAGAGGTGAAGATCTTCAACCTGAGCGACTACCTGGTGAATCGCTTCAAAATATTATCTGATAAATTCTATAACGATAAAAAACAACTCACCTTACGTTACCAAAGCTGGGCGGTGGTATTTGCCATTGTAGGCAGCGCTGGTTACTATGGTGCCTATGTGTTCATTATCCTGCAAACCGTAAAAGGCCATCTGAGCATAGGAGACCTGGCTTTCCTCGGCGGTTCGTTCCGGCAGTTGAGAGGTTTGCTGGAAGGAGTGCTGATCCGTTTCACCAGCATTACCCAGGGGGCTATTTACCTGAGAGACCTGTTTGAGTTTTTTGAAATAGAACCGCGCATCACCCAGCGAAAAAATGCCAGGCCTTTTCCTAAACCCATCCTGGAAGGTTTTACGTTTGAGAATGTAGGTTTCAAATATCTGAATTCAGAGAGATGGGCCAACCGCCACCTGAACTTCACACTGCATGCCGGAGAAAAGCTGGCGCTGGTAGGAGAGAACGGGGCCGGGAAAACCACACTGGTAAAACTACTGGCTCGCCTCTACGATCCTGTGGAAGGCCGCATATTGCTGGATGGCCATGATCTCAAAGAATATGACCTGCAGGAATTGCGCAGGCAGGTAGGCGTGATCTTCCAGGATTTCCAGCGTTACCAGATGACGGTTTCGCAGAATATCGCAATCGGCAATATCAGTGAACTGCATAACCAGGATATGATTGAAAACGCCGCACATAAAAGCATGGCGGATGAACTGATGGAACGCCTGCCTGATAAATATGATCAGATGCTGGGACGCCGGTTCAATAAGGGCGTGGAGCTCTCAGGCGGGGAATGGCAGAAGATAGCATTGGCCAGAGCTTATATGAAGGATGCACAATTACTGATCCTCGATGAACCTACTGCAGCATTAGATGCACGCGCGGAGTATGAAGTGTTCCTGCGCTTTGCTGATCTTACGCGCGGAAAATCTGCGGTGCTAATCTCTCACCGTTTCTCTACTGTAAGGATGGCAGACCGGATACTTGTGCTGGAAAAAGGGCAGCTGATAGAAATAGGGAGCCACGAGGAATTACTGGCTCAGAATGGGAGGTATGCGGAGCTGTTCCATTTGCAGGCGAAAGGATATAGGTAA
- a CDS encoding DUF4998 domain-containing protein — protein sequence MKRLIYLGTIIGMIALVSCSKQDRSYYDHIKNGAIVYTGKAESLKAFSGNERVVLNWVLTSDQNITGCKIYWNFGADSLVMAVKKSLKPDTIKVSVNNLPEGSYNFEVFTFDKEGHTSIATEVIGNSYGLNFQSTLSNRPIRTSTKVTATNSINITWVGRDDKCLGTEWSYTGKDQQQKRYFSAQGDTTLISSCDLAKPVTYRTLFIPEMQAADTFYTAFKAL from the coding sequence ATGAAACGATTGATATACCTGGGAACCATCATTGGCATGATTGCACTGGTTTCCTGCAGTAAACAGGACAGATCTTATTACGATCACATCAAAAATGGTGCGATCGTATACACCGGCAAAGCTGAATCCTTAAAAGCTTTCAGCGGTAATGAAAGAGTGGTGCTCAATTGGGTGCTGACAAGCGACCAGAATATTACCGGTTGCAAAATATACTGGAATTTCGGAGCAGATTCCCTGGTGATGGCGGTGAAGAAAAGCCTCAAACCGGATACCATCAAAGTATCTGTCAATAACCTGCCCGAGGGTTCTTATAACTTTGAAGTGTTCACTTTTGATAAAGAAGGGCATACCTCCATAGCTACCGAAGTCATTGGCAACAGCTATGGCCTCAACTTCCAGTCAACACTGTCTAACAGGCCCATCCGCACTTCCACAAAGGTAACAGCTACCAATAGCATCAACATCACCTGGGTAGGCAGGGATGATAAATGCCTGGGCACCGAATGGAGCTACACCGGTAAAGACCAGCAACAGAAACGTTATTTCTCCGCGCAGGGAGATACAACGCTGATCTCTTCCTGCGACCTGGCCAAACCGGTTACATACCGCACGCTGTTCATCCCTGAAATGCAGGCTGCAGATACTTTTTATACGGCTTTTAAGGCGCTGTAA